The genomic window TCCACAAATCCTTCtctgcctccctctcccccttctattcctgtggctgccccagtgctgctgcttctcatcaCTCACCACGGAGGGACAGTGTGGTGTCAGGTTGGGTCAGggccgtgcagccccagagaaCCAGAGCACACCTGGAGGAGCTGCTTCCCACAGCCCAGGAACCAGAGCCTGAGGAATTGTGCGTTTAACAGCATTTGGAGAATCTTCCTACCACGGACTCACTCATCACATCTGAAACTGGGTGAGCTTGTGCCAGCCCCAGCACGCAGAGCTCCCACCAAGGGAGAGAGGATTGTCCCATCCTTCATTCCTTGTCTCGGAATGAGCTCTAAAATGAGAATTTGCCCCCTTATCCTACAGCAGCCCAATTCTTTAAAAGCCTTTGGTGAAAAGCCTTCTAGAAATGCAGGTAAATTGTCAAGCCTGTCACCTTGTGACCAGcacctctcccagcagcaggtAAAATGGATtctcctgctccaggcagggATGAGAACACCCAGGAATGGGCCAAGAGCCCAAGTTTTACTTCACTGAATCAGCTTGAGCTACTTGGGATTTAAGATGCTGCAGCAAACAGAGCAACAATACCAACTACTTATtagagcagagagagaaaaaaagaaacagctccCCTTGGCAGGAGCTGAACCACAGAGTTCCacacacagcccagctcccaggatCCCAAAGGCAGAACAGGAATCCCACAGCAGGATCTgcagccagccccagcagctacCATGAAATGGATGGACAtgtcctgtgtcccagcaggaagATGTATTTCCCTTGGGATTCCTCCTCACTCGTAGATCCAGTGTGCAGCTGTGTCCTCCCAGCACGGCAGCTCCTCCGGGCGGAACCAGAGCGAGATCTCCTGCTGGGCACTCTCCACTGAGTCACTGCCATGGATCACATTCCTGTGGGCAAGGAGAAAGGGAGCAGCTGGCACCAAGCTGAGAAAGGTGGGAGAGGGATGCTGGGAAATTCCCCCTTGACCAATTTACTTAAACTGATAGAGCCAGTCCTACCCCACAATATCCCTTCCTGTCACACACCCCTCATCCTTCCAGAAGTGCCAGTTCCCAGCACTCTTTCCTCCCATGCTGAGGAGCCATTTGTTTGCTACAGGAGGAGCTGCAAGTGGCTGTAGGTCTGGGATTTGCAGTTTTTATGTCAGTGATTCCAGCTATGCCTCCAGATTTTCCCCATTCCAGCAAAGCAGGTTTGGTATCAGACACCAGGGAACAGAGATCTAAGGCAGGATGGTTAAGTAAGAGCCCTGTCTACCACAAGCCAGGCTGGGGCCACCCAAGGTCACCACCCATGGATCTTCACCTACTCCCACGAAAGGACTGAGTGGGCACCTCCCTCTTCACAGCCTCACAGTTCCAATTACCGCAGGAAAATAGGCAAACCCCACCTGCTTTCAACAGAGGACTcaggaggaaggaaagacaTAACCCAGGCTCTTCCTCCTACTAAAGCCAACCCCGGGAAGCAGAGCTCAGCTCTGGTCTGAGCATACAAGGGACAACTTCTGCTCTGGGAATGCAGACTCATATGGCTCGAGCAGGCCTGGCACAGGAATGCCTGGACAGGATGCCCTGAAGcactgagggaagaaaaagtcAAAGCTCTCACTTGCTGACTTCAACACAGAAGTCCCCTCGGATGGTGCCAGGCCTGGATTCAGCTGGATTGGTCTCCCCAATCATGGTGCGAACTGTCTTCACAACATCCAGGCCCTGCCAGACCTACAGGAGAGCAAAACCAGGATCAGCTTCCACAACTGCCCCAGCAGGTCACATCTGTCCTCTGAATTCCCCACTGGATCCTGGGAGAGAGACAGGAACAGGTCTCTCCAAATTATTCCTCCGAAGTTGATTTTGGAAAATAATCCAAATTGTGTGTGGATTTCTCCCTATCCCTGGAAGCACtcaaagccaggctgcatggggcttggagcaacctggggtagtggaaggtgtccctgcccatggcagggggtggaacaagactttcaaggtcccttccaaccccaaccattccatgatttaatTTACAATGGAAAACATCCCTGAAGTTCAGTACAGCTTCAAGAGACCCTCTGAGGGGAGATACCACCTTGCTTCCACTGTGccaacagccactgctgctcaCACCTTGCACTTCATCCCTGTTCCTCGGTCCAGGGGCCCTGGCCAGCACTCACCATGGCCACGATGGGCCCGGAGCTCATGTACTTCACCAGGCGGCCATAGAAGGGACGGTCCCGCAGGGCGATGTAGTGttccttcagcagctcctccgaGGCCTGCACAGAGCACAGAGCTTAGTCTGCTCCCACACATGGCGATCTGGGCAAGGGCTGCACCTCAGGGATGCAGGGAATTAAGAGAATTAAGCTCTTGCACAGATGCTCAGTTCCAGGAGTAGCCTGCCACAGACAGGAGTTTCCAGGTCAGAGCAGCAACACCTGCCAGCTTACAGTGACAGCCCTGGAGCACGGGCACAGCCAAGGGCACACATGCTCCCCAAAGCTGGAATCAGCCCTCCTGGTACCAACACTCCTCTGAGCTGTGAGGATTTGGAGCTGGAATGACACCGGCAGGCTGTACAGGCCGGACGACAGGCAGAACCCCCAGCAGTTACCAGCACAGCCGGGGcctgaggagctgcaggggcTCCTCagctcccgggacccccagccTGGGTGGGCCCGGCCGCtcacctgcagcagcttcaTCCCCACCAACTGCAGCCCCTTCCTCTCGAAGCGCCGGATGATCTCCCCGACCAGGTGCCGCTGGACCCCGTCCGGTTTGATGGCCACGAAGGTTCGTTCATTGACCCCGCCgaaggctgcagggagagggcagaggTCTGAGGGGGGGGATGAGACGCCTCCGGGCTTTCAGCCAAGCGGGCACAGGGGCGTCCCAGGCCCTCAGccgtggggacacgggggggttCCCAGGATCCCGCAGAGGACGGCAGGGCGCGGAGGGCACGGAGATGGGGGGAGGCCTGGCCTGGGCCCTCAGCCGCGGAGTCTCTCCCGGGGAAGGGAGGGCCCTGGCCCTCAGGCACCAGGGGAATGGGGGTCCCTGGTCCTCAGACACAGGGCCGGgggtcccgtcccgtcccgtacCACTGTGGAAGAGGCCGGCGAAGAGCCCCAGCACCAGGCAGATCATGGCGGCAGCGCTCTTAAAGGGGCCGTGCTCTCCCCGCGCTGTCACCGCCCCCCGCGGAACCATCGTGCCGGggccgcggagcggcggggccgagACACCGGGAACGGCGCGTTCCCATGGCAACGGGCGGGGCCTGGTGCCCGCCGGGGTCGGGGGCCCCGGGGGACCGATGGAGGCGGGGGGGGAGCGGTGGGACCAGGCTCCGCCTGTGCGGGGTGTCCCGGCCGCGGCCTCCCTGCTGCCGCCCCTGAGCTCCCCTGTGCCGCTGGCCCGGCCACAGCGTCCCGCGTGTTCATGAGACTGTTTTGCCTTCGCTGTCTCTGTCGTTGCGGTCGTGACTGCACACGAGTCGTGGTTAGACTAGTCCGGTGTttgggcagctgctgtggtACCTGAGCAGCCCCTCTAGCTCGGGCAGGCCCAGGCTGGCACCTCTGGAAGAGCTGAGCGCTCCCGGGCcgtgctgcaggagcagaagggcagagctgcagccccgCAGAGCTGAGGGAGCTCCTCTGTACAGAGCACATGTTGCTGATTTAATTTTGGGGTGTAGGATCCCGGCTGTTAACCTGCTCTGGAACTCACCTCTTGGTTCAGCTCCCTTCAAGATCAACCTCTGGAAATACCAGCACATGAAATACCTTCTCCAGGTGCCCTGTGGAGGGCTGGATTTGCTGCCAGAGCTGTTCCAGGTGCCTCATGGAGTGCTGGGTCTGCTCCCAACCCGCTTCTCCTGTTCAGAGACAGAGTTCTGCTCGCTTTCCTCTGTTCAGGCCTTGGCTGGGACAAGCAGGGATCTGTCTCCAAACAGCAGGGATCCAGCTGCTTTATCCAACATAGCTTTGAGTAAATTATTCCCGCGTTTGTACGAGTAAATAATTAGCAGTTGTATCCTGGAGGTCCGGAGCATGGCTTTGCCTGAGGAAAGTTGTCCCTgtttgctccagcacagccgTGCTGTGGTGGTTATTATTCCGCCGGCGGAAAAGTCTTTGTAGGATGAGCACCGCCCGTTGTGGAGTGGTGGGCTCGGCTCGGGAGGTTGAGGGCGGtgccagaggcttttccctgctgttcccgGAGCGCCGGTGCCGGCAGAGGGAGCGCAGGCAGCGCGGAGGAGCTCCCAGCCTTCAGCCAGCCCTCGGCATCCCCAAGTCCATCCCGTCCCGGGCATTCCCGCGGGCGACGCTTCCCTAAAACAATGCTGGAATTTTAAGGTGAACAAGCAGCGTGTTGTCAGCCCATTCCTTGTGTTCTTAGGGACAGCTGGGCGATTTTGTTGGAACATGTCAAAGAAATCCCGTCTGGAGCGGGTGTCTGTGAAAGCCCTCACGCGGTTTGGAAAGGTTGCAGAGTGCTCTGAGGAAGGTGCCCAATAGATGGTGTCAGCTCTCATTAGCTACTCACAGAGCCGCTAATTAAGAGCGCATTCTCCATGTGCTCCCGGTGACATCTGTGTGTGGCCAGCCTGGTGTGCACAGGGATGATGGGAGTGGGGTTGAGGGGAGTGTGGCAGGTGGTGAAACCCAGCTTCCTAACTCCAGCCTGATGGCTGATCTCAGTCTTCCTTCACGGAGAGCTATTTCAAAAATAATGATGTTTCTGTCAATTTAATAAGATTTATTCTAGGACACTTTTCAGGCTGCCTGCAGAGGTGTCAGTAATGAAGTCAACAACTCAGTCCCCAACCCAGCCAGCACCTGTGTGTGCTGCAGGCAACCAGACTTCCACACAGGCAGAATCCCTCATTTCAcacttgttttatttctgttgtttattAATGCTGATGAAACACCTCATTTTCTCATACCAGGGTTGTTCTGTCGTTCTCCACAAGTCTCCTCAAAGATCCCAACGCAGGCACTTGGGTGAAGGTTTTCATTTCCTTGGACTGTAAACGTTCTTTTGAGCCTCAGGCAGTCCCCTGCAGCAGAACTTGGAGGAGAAACATGCCAAACACTCTTCACTTGGGTGAGTCCTTCTCATCTTCTCTGGCAATGATGTGCTGTGGGGAGAAAGCTTTGACTTCCCTCTCTAGGAGCCCCAGAAATGCAGATTGTTGGTGACCAGATAGCTTGGGAAATGGAGCTGGGTCTGATTCTCAGGCAGATTGTTCCTGAGCCAGTGTCTTTTAGGCACAGTTTTAGGCAGGTGTGTATTGAGGGTGAGCCCAGGAAGCTGCAGCAAACAAGAATGGGATCACAAATCCTCCCTACAGAGGTGTCACTTGGGTgctcagcattcccagcccagaTGTGTGCACGGAATGGTGCCACAGGCAACAGCTGCACATCTGGAAGAGGCTGAACAAATTTGCTGCCTCGTTTGGAAAGCCCTGTGATCGCTTTTTAAACCCCTCACTGGGAACCTGAAAGGCCAGGTACCTTCTGGCACCAAATATCTTCTCGGTTCAGTGGAAGGTTCAGTGTGGAAGGATCCCAGCGTGGCaggggaggctggggggggCTGTTCCCGTGCTCGCCCCCACTGCAGGAATTTCAGGCGGAGGCAGAACTCTATTTCTGCTCTTGCTGGATAGAACATTGCAGATACTGTGGTTATGTAAGAGACTCCAGAGCATGTAGGTGCAGATAACGTGGCCATCCAGCACTGTGCAGTGCAGACAGAGGCTGTTTGTCTCCTTTCATCACACTTAGCAAGTCCTGTGGTTGGCACTGCCTTCCTTCTCAGGCTCCTTTTGcacctttttgtttgtttggggaggattttcaCCTTTCAGTTCAGCCCTGGTCTTTCACCAGCATAGCATTGACATAGCCTGGAGTGTTGGTGCCTCTTCGAGTGTGGGCTCTGCACAGGTGTAGACCTGTCTACTTTCATACTGCACCACTGATCCTGCTGGAAATATTTCACCTTTTAGGATAAAGAGGGGTTGGGAGAGCCAGAAGATTTCTTTAAGCACCTTTTGCTGGACCCAGGGGATACAGATGTCAGAGCCAGAGCTCCACAAAGTGCTCTACAGCAGGGTCACTTTCCAAGTGAACATGGAATGGACAAGAGGATCCAATCAAAACTGCCATTGCTCCATCCTGGAACAAAGCTCTGATACAGAGGGGGGTGCTCTGAAAACTGGGAGTAGCTGTATGAGTACAGCAGGAGGTCTCCAGGGAGACACCTTTAACCCTAGGACAGGTGCTGTTTCCTCAGAGGGAACTGCCCAGGCCAGACTTGCCTTTCCTTGCATTTGGCTTTTCCATTCTCATGGAGTCCATAAAAGATTTCCTTGAAAGAAACATTCCAAGTACACAGCCCAGGGAAATGCTTGCATTTTGAAGCAGAGGTTTGTGTTAGTTCTCACTTCTGTGCAGTGCTACAGCATTTTATTTATGCctgtctgggcagcctgtgcttcTTCCCTGAGAAAATCCCTGTGGGGAATCACAAAAAGTGGAAAGGATTTTTGGTGTGAGAAATAGAAGCAGGCCTCCGGAAATACAGCAAGGGATTTAGAAttcagcttttcctgggaaaattaGGAGAAGATACAGTTATAAGCAGCAAGGACATTAAAAGACAATGGTTAGTTCTTAGGCTTGGCCTAGATAGATGTTAGAGTTGCAAAAAGTATATTTAGTTAGAGAGATAAGTTTAAGCTTAATAATGGGATGTTGTGTGTTATTATATAAGGCATAACAAGTGACTATTGTGTACAATAGATGTAGGTGCTTTATTAAGGATTggttaagacagatgtctgTAACTTTTAGAAGCACACTATTGGCCAAAAAGCTTTTAAGAATGCTTTGCAACCAGGAAATCGGGGGATGTCTCTGGGACAGTGTGAGCTCTGTACCAACTTTGTCTCAACTCTGGATGTGAGACTGATAAACTAATAACAGCTCCTGGAATGCTGGTCTGAGccccccatcccagtccatccagtTCCATGGAAAACCAGAGAAGGACAGGCTGGAATTGGCAGTGCCTGTGAGatgggtgctgctgctctggaggTGAGCCAGGAGGGCTTTGGCTGCTGTTCAGTGCCCTGAGAGATGTGCAGGGCCTGGAGCCCTTGTCTTGTGCCCTGAGTGTGTCACTCATGTGCTGCTCCCAGTCCTGGGTCCTTCCTGTCCTTGTAGGTGCACAGCAGAGGAGTCTCCTCTCTGCTGATGGTGGGATCATGTCCAAAATTCCTGCACAGATGCAGCTACGGTAGTTTGGTCTGTCCTGTTCTGTCTGGAGTATTTCACataatcccagaatggtt from Aphelocoma coerulescens isolate FSJ_1873_10779 chromosome 14, UR_Acoe_1.0, whole genome shotgun sequence includes these protein-coding regions:
- the NME3 gene encoding nucleoside diphosphate kinase 3; this encodes MVPRGAVTARGEHGPFKSAAAMICLVLGLFAGLFHSAFGGVNERTFVAIKPDGVQRHLVGEIIRRFERKGLQLVGMKLLQASEELLKEHYIALRDRPFYGRLVKYMSSGPIVAMVWQGLDVVKTVRTMIGETNPAESRPGTIRGDFCVEVSKNVIHGSDSVESAQQEISLWFRPEELPCWEDTAAHWIYE